In Pseudomonas lalkuanensis, the following are encoded in one genomic region:
- the nuoG gene encoding NADH-quinone oxidoreductase subunit NuoG — MATIHVDGKTLEVDGADNLLQACLSLGLDIPYFCWHPALGSVGACRQCAVKQYTDENDKRGRLVMSCMTPATDNTWISIDDEEAKQFRASVVEWLMTNHPHDCPVCEEGGHCHLQDMTVMTGHNARRYRFTKRTHQNQELGPFIAHEMNRCIACYRCVRYYKDYAGGTDLGVYGAHDNVYFGRVEDGVLESEFSGNLVEVCPTGVFTDKTHSERYNRKWDMQFAPSICHGCSSGCNISPGERYGEIRRIENRFNGSVNQYFLCDRGRFGYGYVNREDRPRQPRLGNQQLGLDAALDKAAELLEGKRVIGIGSPRASLEGNFALRELVGAENYYSGIAAQELANLRLIRDILQNGPLPVPTLRDVEKHDAIFVLGEDLTQTAARMALALRQAVKGKATEIAASMKIQDWHMAAVQNVAQDALNPLFIASVAATRLDDVAAESVHAAPADLARIGFAVAHAIDPSAPAVEGLESEAAELVKRIADALLAAKRPLVISGASLGEKALIEAAANIASALKNREKNGSLSLVVPEANSMGLALFGGESVDAALDALTTGKADAVVVLENDLYRRADAAKVDAALAAAKVVIVADHQQTATVDRAHLVLPAASFAEGDGTLVSLEGRAQRFFQVFDPTYYDANILVREGWRWLHALHSTLQGKSVDWTQLDQVTTACADSSPLLAGIRDAAPNSSFRIKGLKLAREPHRYSGRTAMRANISVHEPRQPQDKDSAFAFSMEGYAGTKEPRQQIPFAWSPGWNSPQAWNKFQDEVGGHLRAGDPGVRLIEAKGQSLPWFSVNAAFNPAQGTWQAVPLHHLFGSEESSSRAAPVQERIPQPYVALAKDEADRLGVNDGALLALTVNGQTLRLPLAIKEEMGIGLVGLPAGLPGIPAAFAGAVVTAVQESAQ; from the coding sequence ATGGCCACTATCCACGTAGACGGCAAGACGCTCGAAGTCGATGGTGCAGACAACCTCCTGCAGGCCTGTCTGTCCCTCGGACTCGACATCCCCTACTTCTGCTGGCACCCGGCGCTCGGTAGCGTCGGCGCCTGCCGCCAGTGCGCGGTCAAGCAGTACACCGACGAGAACGACAAACGCGGTCGCCTCGTCATGTCCTGCATGACGCCTGCCACCGACAACACCTGGATTTCCATCGACGACGAAGAAGCCAAGCAATTCCGCGCCAGCGTCGTCGAATGGCTGATGACCAACCACCCGCACGACTGCCCCGTGTGCGAGGAAGGCGGTCACTGCCACCTGCAGGACATGACGGTAATGACCGGCCACAACGCCCGTCGCTACCGCTTCACCAAGCGCACCCACCAGAACCAGGAGCTCGGCCCGTTCATCGCCCACGAGATGAACCGCTGCATCGCCTGCTATCGCTGCGTGCGCTACTACAAGGACTACGCTGGCGGCACCGACCTCGGCGTCTACGGCGCCCACGACAACGTCTACTTCGGCCGTGTCGAGGATGGCGTACTGGAGAGCGAATTCTCCGGCAACCTGGTCGAGGTCTGCCCGACCGGCGTGTTCACCGACAAGACCCACTCCGAGCGCTACAACCGCAAGTGGGACATGCAGTTCGCGCCGAGCATCTGCCACGGCTGTTCCAGCGGTTGCAACATCAGCCCCGGTGAGCGCTACGGCGAGATCCGCCGCATCGAAAACCGTTTCAACGGCTCGGTGAACCAGTACTTCCTCTGCGACCGCGGCCGTTTCGGCTACGGCTACGTCAACCGCGAAGACCGTCCGCGCCAGCCGCGTTTGGGCAACCAGCAGCTTGGTCTGGACGCCGCCCTGGACAAGGCCGCCGAGCTGCTCGAAGGCAAGCGCGTAATCGGCATCGGCTCGCCCCGCGCCAGCCTCGAAGGCAACTTCGCCCTGCGTGAACTGGTCGGCGCCGAGAACTACTACTCCGGCATCGCCGCCCAGGAACTCGCGAACCTGCGCCTGATCCGCGACATCCTGCAGAACGGCCCGCTGCCCGTGCCCACCCTGCGCGACGTCGAGAAGCACGACGCCATCTTCGTCCTCGGTGAAGACCTGACCCAGACCGCCGCCCGCATGGCCCTCGCCCTGCGCCAGGCGGTCAAGGGCAAGGCCACCGAGATCGCCGCCTCGATGAAGATCCAGGACTGGCACATGGCCGCCGTGCAGAACGTCGCCCAGGACGCCTTGAACCCGCTGTTCATCGCCAGCGTCGCCGCCACCCGCCTGGATGACGTCGCCGCCGAAAGCGTCCATGCCGCTCCTGCCGACCTGGCCCGCATCGGTTTCGCCGTGGCCCATGCCATCGACCCGAGCGCACCGGCCGTGGAAGGCCTCGAAAGCGAAGCCGCCGAGCTGGTCAAGCGCATCGCCGATGCCCTGCTCGCAGCCAAGCGTCCGCTGGTCATCTCCGGTGCGTCCCTGGGCGAGAAGGCTCTGATCGAAGCCGCCGCCAACATCGCCAGCGCACTGAAGAACCGTGAAAAGAATGGTTCCCTCAGTCTGGTGGTACCGGAAGCCAACAGCATGGGCCTTGCCCTGTTCGGTGGTGAATCCGTCGATGCCGCCCTGGACGCCCTGACCACTGGCAAGGCCGACGCCGTCGTCGTACTCGAGAACGATCTGTACCGCCGCGCCGATGCCGCCAAGGTCGACGCTGCCCTGGCCGCCGCCAAGGTCGTGATCGTTGCCGATCACCAGCAGACCGCTACCGTCGATCGCGCCCACCTGGTGCTGCCGGCTGCCAGCTTCGCCGAAGGCGACGGCACCCTGGTCAGCCTGGAAGGCCGCGCCCAGCGCTTCTTCCAGGTCTTCGACCCGACCTATTACGACGCCAACATCCTCGTTCGCGAAGGCTGGCGCTGGCTGCACGCGCTGCACAGCACCCTGCAGGGCAAGTCGGTCGACTGGACCCAGCTGGACCAGGTCACCACCGCCTGCGCCGACAGCAGCCCGCTGCTCGCCGGCATCCGTGACGCCGCGCCGAACTCCTCGTTCCGCATCAAGGGCCTGAAGCTCGCCCGTGAACCGCACCGCTACAGCGGCCGGACCGCCATGCGCGCCAACATCAGCGTGCACGAGCCGCGTCAGCCCCAGGACAAGGACTCCGCCTTCGCCTTCTCCATGGAAGGCTACGCCGGCACCAAGGAGCCACGTCAGCAGATCCCCTTCGCCTGGTCCCCGGGCTGGAACTCGCCGCAGGCCTGGAACAAGTTCCAGGATGAAGTCGGCGGTCACCTGCGCGCTGGCGACCCGGGCGTTCGCCTGATCGAGGCCAAGGGACAGTCCCTGCCCTGGTTCAGCGTCAACGCCGCCTTCAACCCGGCCCAGGGCACCTGGCAGGCCGTGCCGTTGCATCACCTGTTCGGCAGCGAGGAGAGCAGCTCCCGCGCCGCTCCGGTGCAAGAGCGCATCCCGCAGCCCTATGTGGCCCTGGCCAAGGACGAAGCCGATCGCCTCGGCGTCAATGACGGCGCCCTGCTCGCCCTGACCGTCAACGGCCAGACCCTGCGTCTGCCGCTGGCCATCAAGGAAGAAATGGGCATTGGCCTGGTCGGTCTCCCGGCGGGCCTGCCGGGCATCCCGGCCGCCTTCGCCGGCGCCGTTGTCACTGCCGTACAGGAGTCCGCGCAATGA
- the nuoF gene encoding NADH-quinone oxidoreductase subunit NuoF encodes MKTLTSIGPANRIARSEETHPLTWRLREDAQPVWLDEYQQKNGYAAARKALTEMAQAEIVQQVKDSGLKGRGGAGFPTGVKWGLMPADESMNIRYLLCNADEMEPNTWKDRMLMEQLPHLLVEGMLISARALKAYRGYIFLRGEYVDAARNLNRAIDEAKAAGLLGKNILGSGFDFELFVHTGAGRYICGEETALINSLEGRRANPRSKPPFPAAVGVWGKPTCVNNVETLCNVPAIVANGVDWYKTLARPGSEDMGTKLMGFSGKVKNPGLWELPFGVPARELFEDYAGGMRDGFKLKAWQPGGAGTGFLLPEHLDAPMYAAGIAKVGTRMGTGLALAVDDSINMVSLLRNMEEFFARESCGWCTPCRDGLPWSVKVLRALERGEGQAGDLETLEQLVSFLGPGKTFCAHAPGAVEPLGSAMKYFRPEFEAGIASQIPAARPIPVGA; translated from the coding sequence ATGAAGACCCTCACCTCCATTGGCCCGGCCAACCGCATCGCCCGCAGCGAAGAAACCCATCCGCTGACCTGGCGCCTGCGTGAAGACGCACAGCCGGTATGGCTTGATGAGTACCAGCAAAAGAACGGCTACGCCGCTGCCCGCAAGGCCCTGACCGAAATGGCCCAGGCCGAGATCGTGCAGCAGGTGAAGGACTCCGGCCTCAAGGGGCGCGGCGGCGCGGGCTTCCCCACTGGCGTGAAGTGGGGCCTGATGCCGGCCGACGAATCCATGAACATCCGCTACCTGCTGTGCAACGCGGACGAAATGGAACCCAATACCTGGAAGGACCGCATGCTCATGGAGCAGCTGCCCCACCTGCTGGTGGAAGGCATGCTGATCTCCGCACGCGCCCTCAAGGCCTACCGTGGCTACATCTTCCTGCGTGGCGAGTACGTCGACGCGGCGCGCAACCTCAATCGCGCGATCGACGAAGCCAAGGCCGCCGGCCTGCTGGGCAAGAACATCCTCGGCAGCGGCTTCGACTTTGAACTCTTCGTCCACACCGGCGCAGGCCGCTATATCTGTGGTGAAGAGACCGCACTGATCAACTCCCTGGAAGGCCGCCGCGCCAACCCGCGTTCCAAGCCGCCCTTCCCTGCCGCCGTCGGCGTCTGGGGCAAGCCCACCTGCGTCAACAACGTCGAGACCCTGTGCAACGTGCCGGCGATCGTCGCCAACGGTGTTGACTGGTACAAGACCCTCGCCCGTCCGGGCAGCGAAGACATGGGCACCAAGCTCATGGGATTCTCCGGCAAGGTGAAGAACCCTGGTCTCTGGGAGCTGCCCTTCGGCGTTCCTGCCCGCGAGCTGTTCGAGGACTACGCTGGTGGGATGCGCGACGGTTTCAAACTGAAAGCCTGGCAGCCCGGCGGTGCCGGTACCGGCTTCCTGCTGCCGGAGCACCTGGACGCCCCCATGTACGCAGCCGGCATCGCCAAAGTGGGCACCCGTATGGGTACCGGCCTGGCACTGGCCGTGGACGACAGCATCAACATGGTCTCCCTGCTCCGCAACATGGAAGAGTTCTTCGCCCGTGAGTCCTGCGGCTGGTGCACCCCGTGCCGTGACGGCCTGCCGTGGAGCGTGAAAGTGCTCCGTGCGCTGGAGCGTGGCGAAGGCCAGGCCGGCGACCTGGAGACCCTCGAGCAGCTCGTCAGCTTCCTCGGCCCAGGCAAGACCTTCTGCGCCCACGCACCGGGCGCCGTCGAGCCACTGGGCAGTGCGATGAAGTATTTCCGTCCGGAGTTCGAGGCAGGCATCGCCAGCCAGATTCCGGCAGCGCGTCCGATTCCCGTCGGCGCCTGA